In Hevea brasiliensis isolate MT/VB/25A 57/8 chromosome 13, ASM3005281v1, whole genome shotgun sequence, a single genomic region encodes these proteins:
- the LOC110657078 gene encoding U-box domain-containing protein 19, producing MIQRFVRTDRRILTFPAVHPCEGISPGTLLSSLIELSQKICNYQSNFFATQRRNAREAIRQIGILLIFFEEIRDRRLVLSDSAVLCFSELHLTFQKIQFLFEDCTREGARLCILMKSKFIATQFRVLIRAIATALDVLPLNRIDVGGEVKELVELVSRQARKAKFELDPEDECASKQVLFILNYLEKGIEPQLSFLKRVLDYLEIRNWSDCAKEVKFLEEEIGFQCSDCDEREVPFLSSLLGLMSYSRAVIFETLDYRNNDQIDVRCNMETLSCLNPEDFRCPISLELMLDPVTVSTGQTYDRSSIEKWFKAGNMICPKTGERLKNTELVPNTTFRKFIQQFCSDNGISLSKSGSRSRDITRTIVPGSPAAAEAMKFLSRFLARRLVFGSGEQKNKAAYEIRLLAKWNIFNRSCLIEAGTILPLINLLSSSDRSAQENAVGALLKLSKHTSGKKVVIDSGGLKPIVAVLKRGLSFEAKQIAAATIFYLASEKGYRKLIGELTEAIPALVELIKGRPTSGKKNAVAAIFALLQYPGNHQKVVASGTVPLLIEILCLSDKDGLVADSLAVVAALAENVDGAVAILRTSALSIITRNLQSLTSRAGKEYCVSILLCLCKHGGVEVVEGLAKDPALMSALYSIVTDGTSQASSKARSLIKILLKFRETSSSGSIGSAPCERPVHVR from the coding sequence ATGATTCAAAGATTTGTCCGTACTGATCGCCGGATTCTCACATTCCCGGCTGTTCATCCTTGCGAGGGCATTTCTCCGGGGACCCTTTTGTCATCTTTAATCGAACTCTCCCAAAAGATATGCAATTATCAGTCCAATTTCTTTGCCACCCAGCGGAGGAATGCCCGCGAAGCCATTCGTCAAATTGGAATTCTTCTCATATTCTTCGAGGAAATCAGGGATCGCCGATTGGTTCTCTCGGACTCGGCAGTTCTTTGCTTCTCTGAGCTCCACCTCACCTTTCAAAAAATCCAGTTCTTGTTCGAAGACTGTACACGTGAAGGTGCCAGGCTATGTATTCTAATGAAGTCAAAGTTTATCGCCACTCAGTTTCGTGTGTTAATTCGAGCAATTGCCACTGCTCTTGATGTTCTGCCATTGAATCGGATAGATGTGGGCGGTGAAGTGAAGGAATTAGTTGAGTTAGTATCAAGGCAAGCACGCAAGGCGAAATTCGAGCTGGACCCTGAAGACGAATGCGCCTCAAAACAAGTTCTTTTCATATTGAACTACTTAGAGAAGGGAATTGAGCCTCAATTGAGCTTTTTGAAGCGGGTTCTTGACTATCTCGAGATTAGAAACTGGAGTGATTGTGCCAAGGAAGTCAAGTTCTTGGAAGAAGAGATTGGCTTTCAATGCTCAGACTGTGATGAGAGAGAGGTTCCATTCCTGAGCAGCTTGTTGGGTTTGATGAGCTACTCCAGAGCAGTAATTTTCGAAACATTGGATTATCGAAACAATGACCAAATTGATGTGAGATGCAACATGGAGACGCTCAGTTGCTTAAATCCTGAAGATTTTCGATGCCCAATTTCGCTTGAGCTAATGCTTGATCCAGTAACTGTATCAACCGGGCAGACTTACGATCGATCTTCGATTGAAAAATGGTTCAAAGCTGGAAATATGATTTGTCCCAAAACAGGGGAGAGGCTGAAAAACACAGAGCTAGTCCCCAACACCACTTTTAGAAAGTTCATCCAACAGTTCTGCAGCGACAATGGCATTTCTCTGTCTAAATCAGGAAGCAGAAGTCGTGATATAACGAGAACTATTGTTCCTGGCAGCCCTGCAGCAGCAGAAGCTATGAAATTCCTTTCAAGGTTTCTTGCAAGGAGGCTGGTTTTTGGGTCAGGTGAACAGAAAAACAAGGCTGCTTATGAGATTCGGTTGCTTGCAAAATGGAACATATTTAATCGATCTTGTTTGATTGAAGCAGGCACAATCCTACCTCTCATAAACCTTTTGTCTTCTTCAGATAGGTCTGCGCAAGAGAATGCTGTTGGAGCTCTATTAAAGCTCTCAAAGCATACCAGTGGCAAGAAGGTCGTAATTGATAGTGGTGGATTGAAACCAATTGTTGCAGTCCTTAAGAGAGGATTGAGTTTTGAAGCGAAGCAAATAGCAGCGGCAACAATTTTTTACCTTGCTTCGGAGAAGGGATACAGAAAATTAATAGGAGAATTAACTGAAGCAATTCCAGCACTTGTGGAGCTGATCAAGGGAAGGCCAACTAGTGGCAAAAAGAATGCAGTGGCTGCCATTTTTGCATTGCTTCAATACCCAGGGAACCACCAGAAAGTAGTTGCATCTGGTACTGTTCCGTTGCTAATTGAAATTCTATGCTTGTCGGATAAGGATGGACTTGTAGCAGATTCACTGGCAGTTGTTGCAGCACTGGCTGAGAATGTTGATGGGGCAGTAGCAATCCTGCGAACTTCAGCTTTATCAATAATAACTAGGAATTTGCAATCCTTAACATCTAGAGCTGGGAAGGAGTATTGTGTTTCGATCTTGTTATGTTTGTGTAAACATGGAGGAGTAGAAGTGGTGGAGGGTTTAGCAAAGGATCCTGCTCTTATGAGTGCACTGTATTCAATTGTAACAGATGGCACGTCTCAGGCCAGCAGTAAAGCTAGGTCCCTGATAAAAATTCTACTTAAATTCCGAGAAACAAGCTCTTCAGGATCGATAGGTTCAGCTCCATGTGAACGACCAGTTCATGTGAGGTAA
- the LOC110657079 gene encoding protein DELETION OF SUV3 SUPPRESSOR 1(I), with protein sequence MATEQKSATEDVKMDLFEDDDEFEEFEINEVWEDKEEGKEVTQQWEDDWDDDDVNDDFSLQLRRELEKNAEKN encoded by the exons ATGGCTACTGAACAGAAATCAGCGACCGAGGACGTGAAGATGGACCTCTTCGAGGATGACGATGAATTTGAAGAGTTTGAGATCAATGAAG TGTGGGAGGACAAGGAGGAAGGAAAAGAGGTGACACAGCAGTGGGAAGATGATTGGGATGATGATGATGTTAATGATGACTTCTCGCTGCAGCTGAGGAGGGAATTGGAGAAGAACGCTGAGAAAAACTAA
- the LOC110657077 gene encoding RING-H2 finger protein ATL56, which yields MVMEIIISVILLFVGIAVLVLIHLCIVGRAFRRGYENGQDMVPAGISSSSRNGTKKIANEDLKNLPCFDFMAKGRGETSSVDCVVCLENFNVGDKCRLLPNCKHSFHTQCIDSWLVKTPICPICRTRVHPPNIGVILSQESSVSAIGVELT from the coding sequence atggTAATGGAGATCATCATCTCTGTGATactattgtttgtgggtattgcTGTTTTGGTACTGATTCATCTTTGTATAGTTGGAAGAGCTTTCAGGAGAGGATATGAGAATGGTCAGGATATGGTTCCAGCAGGTATTAGCAGCAGCAGCAGGAATGGAACCAAAAAGATCGCAAACGAGGATTTGAAGAATCTTCCATGCTTCGATTTCATGGCAAAAGGGAGGGGAGAAACTAGCTCTGTGGATTGTGTCGTTTGTTTAGAGAACTTCAATGTGGGTGATAAATGCAGATTACTGCCAAACTGCAAGCACAGCTTCCATACCCAATGCATAGATTCGTGGTTAGTGAAGACTCCCATTTGTCCAATTTGTCGAACCAGAGTTCATCCCCCGAATATTGGGGTCATTTTGAGTCAAGAAAGTAGTGTCTCAGCTATTGGAGTTGAATTAACATAG
- the LOC110657116 gene encoding bidirectional sugar transporter SWEET5-like, which translates to MVLTRVILRPKKFGGETEAAENGILLQVGSPTFVKIIKQKAVQEFKPDPYIATVLNCAMWSFYGLPIIKEDSILVTTINSIGLLIEIIYVSIFFIFSPINKQRKIAIALTVEVIFVVAVIVVSMMAFSSPKKRAMFVGILCIILNVIMYASQLTVMVRFSVCTAYVIYFDLCFIYLFMLQRMVIKTKSVKYMPFFLSLANSCNGIVWVIYALLKFDVNVVVPNGLGAISGLIQIILYAKYYKTTRWDNEEDNSKEKPEVQLYSTV; encoded by the exons ATGGTACTTACACGTGTTATTTTGAGGCCTAAGAAGTTTGGTGGGGAAACAGAAGCTGCTGAAAATGGTATTCTGTTACAAGTAGGCAG CCCAACGTTCGTGAAGATAATTAAGCAAAAGGCAGTGCAAGAGTTCAAGCCTGACCCTTATATAGCAACTGTGCTGAATTGCGCAATGTGGTCCTTCTATGGCCTCCCTATCATTAAAGAAGACAGCATTCTTGTCACCACAATTAACTCTATTGGTTTACTTATAGAGATCATCTACGTTTCcatcttcttcatcttctctccTATCAACAAACAA AGAAAGATCGCCATTGCACTAACTGTAGAAGTAATATTTGTGGTGGCGGTTATCGTGGTCTCCATGATGGCATTCAGTTCTCCAAAGAAAAGAGCCATGTTTGTTGGGATATTGTGTATCATCCTCAATGTAATTATGTACGCTTCTCAATTGACTGTCATGGTACGTTTCTCTGTTTGCACTGCATATGTAAtttactttgatctttgttttatttatttatttatgttgcAGAGGATGGTCATCAAGACAAAGAGCGTCAAGTACATGCCATTTTTCCTGTCCCTTGCTAACTCGTGTAATGGAATAGTTTGGGTGATTTACGCACTGCTTAAATTCGATGTTAATGTTGTG GTTCCCAATGGTTTGGGAGCTATATCGGGATTGATTCAGATCATACTCTACGCAAAATACTACAAGACTACTCGGTGGGACAATGAAGAAGATAATTCCAAAGAAAAACCTGAGGTTCAACTCTACTCCACAGTTTGA
- the LOC110657081 gene encoding serine/threonine-protein kinase STY13 produces MKENSDGFVRADQIDLKSLDEQLERHLNKVRAMDKNKKPDDGHLSSVAAAATADSTKTIAPTFRKDRQAWEIDPSKLIIKTVIARGTFGTVHRGIYDGQDVAVKLLDWGEEGHRTEAEIAALRAAFSQEVAVWHKLDHPNVTKFIGATMGSAELQIQTENGQIGMPSNICCVVVEYLPGGALKSYLIKNRRRKLAFKVVVELALDLARGLSYLHSQKIVHRDVKTENMLLDKTRTVKIADFGVARVEASNPNDMTGETGTLGYMAPEVLNGNPYNRKCDVYSFGICIWEIYCCDMPYADLSFSEVTSAVVRQNLRPEIPRCCPSSLANVMKRCWDANPDKRPEMDEVVSMLEAIDISKGGGMIPPDQQGGCLCFRKYRGP; encoded by the exons ATGAAGGAAAACAGTGATGGGTTTGTTAGGGCTGATCAGATTGATCTCAAAAGTCTTGATGAGCAACTCGAGAGGCATCTCAATAAGGTACGGGCCATGGACAAGAATAAGAAACCCGATGATGGTCATCTCTCATCAGTGGCTGCTGCTGCTACCGCCGACTCTACCAAGACTATTGCGCCTACCTTCAGGAAGGACAGGCAGGCATGGGAGATCGACCCTTCTAAGCTCATCATCAAGACTGTCATTGCACGGGGCACCTTCGGCACCGTTCACCGTGGCATCTACGATGGCCAGGATGTTGCCG TTAAGCTGCTTGATTGGGGTGAAGAGGGCCACCGGACAGAAGCTGAGATTGCCGCACTAAGGGCAGCTTTTTCCCAAGAAGTTGCTGTTTGGCATAAACTTGATCATCCTAATGTCACTAAG TTTATAGGGGCAACAATGGGCTCAGCAGAGCTGCAGATACAAACTGAAAATGGCCAAATTGGGATGCCAAGTAATATATGTTGTGTTGTTGTGGAATATCTACCTGGAGGTGCTCTAAAATCTTACCTTATAAAGAACAGACGAAGGAAGCTAGCTTTCAAAGTTGTTGTGGAGTTGGCACTTGATCTTGCCAGAGG GTTAAGTTACCTTCATTCCCAGAAAATTGTTCACAGAGATGTAAAGACAGAAAACATGTTATTGGACAAGACACGCACTGTAAAAATTGCTGACTTTGGAGTTGCTCGAGTTGAGGCTTCAAATCCTAATGATATGACTGGGGAGACAGGAACACTAGGCTACATGGCTCCTGAG GTTCTGAATGGCAATCCATATAATAGGAAGTGTGATGTGTACAGTTTTGGCATCTGTATATGGGAGATATATTGCTGTGACATGCCATATGCTGACCTTAGTTTCTCGGAAGTGACTTCAGCTGTGGTCCGTCAG AATTTGAGACCAGAAATACCAAGGTGTTGCCCAAGCTCTCTAGCGAATGTAATGAAGAGGTGCTGGGATGCTAACCCTGACAAGCGCCCTGAAATGGACGAGGTTGTCTCCATGTTGGAGGCCATTGACATATCAAAAGGTGGGGGTATGATCCCTCCTGATCAACAGGGTGGTTGTCTCTGCTTCCGCAAGTATCGAGGACCTTGA